From the genome of uncultured Methanobacterium sp.:
CACCACTCTTTCCATTTCAGGTTTTCCCTTAACCCAGACCACACCATTTTGACCTACAACCACTTCACAACGGGTCTGGTCTTTGATCATGTTGATCATGGATCCTTTCTTACCGATGAGTCGGGGCACCTTGGTGGGGGTTATGTTTATGAGAATTCCTCCACGGAATTTACCAAGCCCTCTCCCTTTGAGACCAAGTTTCACCTTTTTCACTTCGTCAACATCCACCACGCGCAGGAAAAGCACATCTCCAACATTAAAAGCCCGGTTTAACTCTCTTTTTTCCTTACCGAAAACTTCGGCTGCGGGTAATATCCCCGAGTAAGGTGAGTTTATGTCCAGGTTCCACATGGAAAAGCGGATATCGGATACTTTGCCAATAACCACATCTCCCCTTTTGGGAATGTATTTACTCTGTAATGGTATGACACTAATTTTTTTATCCCTAACAGCCACCAGGCCGACCAGGGAGGAGCATACCTTTTCTTCTTCCTTGAAAGTTCCTCTTCCTGAGTGATAGTCCCCTTCTGCTAAAATCTCACCTGGAACTACTATCTGTTTATCTTCTACTAATAACACGTTTTGCCTCCTTTATAGGCTAAAGAAGTTTTATTCTAAGAGTTTGGATTCAACCTGTCCATGGGTAATTTCTGAGAGTTTTTGATAGAAACCTTCCTGCATACCCCCAGGGATTTCCACTACAGCAACCCATGATCCGTCCTGTTGCCATTCTTCCTTTATGGTTTTTCCATATTCAGGTATAACTCCATAGACCCGTCCGGTGTCTTCTCCAGGTATGTGGATAGCTACTCTAACTTTTTCAAGTCTTATGGGTATTAACCTACGGATGGCTTTTAGAGTGATGTTCACCTGTTCATCCACACTTTTAAAGGGATCCACCCGGATTTTAGCCTCTTCCATGGCTATTTCAATCCTTCTAGCAGGGTGGGGGAGCTTTGTCTGAGGGTTTATGGCTTCTCGAGCAATTTTAGCCACGACCATTCTCCTCTTATCCTCCTGCATCTCCCTCCGTTGTTGGGCGGTGAGTTGGACCTGCCCTTTACGGATGATGATAACAGCAGCTTCCAGGGGATCAGTGGTATCAAAGGCCTTATTCATTGCCTCTTCCGATGCTTTATCCCCCTTCTTAGCATCCTTGAAAACCTCTTCAACAGCCAATATCTCTTCAATTTTGATATCTTCTCCCTTTTTAAAGTCAGATGCCAGATCTGGATCCACCAGAATCTCAAAACGTTCCCCGTAGTATTCCAGGCGGGCTAAAACTGCATCTTCCAGGGTGATCATGATTTATTCCTCTTCTTCCTCACCCTCCTTGGACTTACGGATGAGGAGTTCTTCTACATGTTCTTCTATTTCATCTTCTGAGAGTTTGCGATATTTATGATTGGCTTTTTCAATGACTGCAATTTCTACGCTTTCTTTAGTGGTTTTACCTTCAGTTGCCTCGTAGATTGCATCCAGTGCCAGTTCCATGGCTTCAGCGATTTTCATATCTTCACTGTAACTTTTTTCAAAGACTTCCATGGCCAAGGCCCTTCCTGCCCCAATGGCAGTGGCCTTGTATTCGATTAAAGCCCCACTAGGGTCTGTTTCGAACAACCGACATCCGTTATCGTTGACTCCACCAATGATCAGTGCAGAACCGAATGGCCGGACTCCACCGTGCTGAGTGTACATCTGTTTCATATCACAGATCTTCTTGGCCAGCATTTCAACTGGTATGGGTTCGTTGAAGGTGATCTTGTTGACCTGAGATTCCATTCGGGCCTGTTCAACGAGTTTCCGGGCATCAGCCACCAGACCAGAAGTAGCGGCTCCTATGTGTTCGTCAATCTGGAATATCTTTTCGATGGAGGTGGGTTCCACCAGTTTGCTGCTGGGTCTTTTATCTACCACCAGCACAATCCCCTCGGATGATTTCACTCCTAATGAAGTTGTACCTCTTTTTACAGCTTCTCTTGCATATTCAACCTGAAATAGCCTTCCATCTGGGCTAAAAATAGATATACCTTTATCATATCCTGCTGCTGGGAACGGTTGCATATCTTATACCTCTTTTAAATTTTTTGATAAAATAATGAACTTCAATAAAATATTGATTTATAACTTAATAAAACCATTTATACATTTTACTCATCTGCTGCTTTCAATTTAATAAAGTTTGTTATTGCTGCCTTAATGGTTCCAGAAATTCCCAGAGTCTGGAAAACCACCTTTTTTCCGTGAAATTTAGTTATGGTAGGAATGACTGCCCGGGCGCGATCTACTTCATCCCGTTTACATCGGATGATTCCCTTAACCACGTGCCTTCCAGTAGCAGGATAATTATTTGCAGTTGCAGAATAACTATTCCCAGTTGTAGGATAATCATTTCCAGTGACAGAATTACTCTTTCCGGTTGTAGGATAATCATTTCCAGTAACGGGATAGTTCCAGACCTTTACCACCCACAAGCCCAGTTTGCTGGTTCCACAGGATCCATAAAGGTTTCCAGATGACTCTGTAACCAGGGATATCACATCCTCTCGCTGGAGGGGAATTTCTGAGAAAGCCTGGAAGGCCAGGTATCTTTTCTTATCTCTAAGGTGTGTGGGTAGTATTTTAAGCTTCATAAACTCTTATATCTCCGTATATCTGAGCTTATTCATAGTGATATATTTTATTTTTAATTAGGTATGAGGGGTTTAGGATGATGAATTTAAGGTTTTGAGGGTTTAGGTTGATGAAATTTAGGTTATGAAGGGTTAAGTTATGATGAAATTTAGGTTATGAAGGATTAAGTTATGATAAATTTTAGTATAAGGGGTTTAGGTTATGAAGATCTGGCTATGAGGGGTTTAATTGGTTATGAGTTCCTTTTAAACGACAAATTAGTTGAATATCCAAAAATTGACACGATAAACCATAGTATAAACAATTTCCTACACATCTGTTCAGGAACATCTGTTAATTATTCCATTAAACGTACCCCGGGGACTATGACTTTATCTCTTATTTTATTTCTTTGGATAATTTCCTGTGGAGTTTTTGACAATGCACTCATGGCCTCATCGTTAGTCATTCCAAAACAGGCAGCCAGTGCTATTATACCTCGGGGGTTGCGCAGCCCGTAAAATGAATTGGTGTCACTGGTGATTATAACCGGGACTCCGTATTTACGATGCAACTTCATAATCTGCTGAAACTGATTTAAAACCCGGTATTGCTGGTTAGGGCGAGTTAAAAGGAAATATTTCAGGTTTATTTCTAATGCAACCCTGTTTTCAGCTGCTTTAACTGCCAAAACATGGTTAACACCACTATCAAACCGGCTACGATAAGGATGGCTTAGGATATCAACACGAGGATCTTCGGTGGCAGCTCTGTTTATTTTAAGGTCACCACCATGAACCAGTATAACATCAGCTTTCTTACGAAATCTTTGTACCTGTTTTCGGAGATCTTCCTGATTTTTAGCCTCTATCTCCACACATAGCTGGATAGAAATGGGTTTATCCCCATCTTCATTCAGGTTCAATTCTTCATTCAGATCATTAATGCTTTTACGCAGGTTTTTAATGGTTTCAGGTTGATTTAAACAATCTCTGGAATAAACAGTCAACCCTACTCCATGGTATCCTATGTTTCCAGCATCTATGGCCAGTTCAGGACCACCATGAATATGTAAATCAAAAAACATCCTTACACCTTATTCAAATATCTGTCTGGCCACCTTTAGAGCCTCTTCTTTCCGAGAAGGATAGGCTGCTATTTTCATCTTCAGGTGCAGGGCATCACCATGCTCCACTACCAGAAGATTTCCTAGATAGGCACTCTGTTTATCAAATCTAAGAAAAAGGTTCCCTCGTTCATCCATTTTGTCTTCAAGTTCCCTTAGAATCCTTTTTTTGGCCGAGGGTTTTAGTGAATGTAATTTTTCCAGGAAATCTTTGAGTTCCCTTTTTTTGGTGATTTTTCCCTGGAGAATGATAACCTGATTTTTGTGGTAACCTTCAGTGGTTTCCTTATGAGGTTGGGCAGTGGGGAGGAGGGTAAATAACGCCTCCCTCACCTTCTCTTCGTTTTCAGTTCCGTAAACAAAGGCCCGGTAGGAGAGGTTGTGTATCATTTACCTTAATTTCTCCGCTCCTTTACCTTTATTTCTGAGTCCCCTATTTTTCTTACCTTCACTGGTCAATCCACGGAATGCTCTTCCGCGGTGATGGTTATCGCAGATCCAGTTGATTTTAGGGTCATTTTTGATTACTGGATGGTTAGGATCCACCAGAATCACTTCGAAGAATTTGAATTTCCCATCTTCCCATACCCAGTAGGAGTTTAAAACCTCTAAGTTGGGGTATCTACGTGCTACCCTTTCTTCAGCTATGCGCTGAATGGACTTTTTAGGGGTTATTTTCTTAACACCCTGCCTTTTGGGTTTTCGACCTGCGGTGAATCTGGTTTTCCTTCGTCCACCACGACGTACACGGGTTCTGACAACTACGTATCCCTTTTTAGCTTTGTATCCTAGGGATCGTGCCCGGTCTAGTCGGGTTGGTCGTTCTACACGGGTAATTACACTTTCTTTTCTCCACTGGGGAGCTCTCTGTTGCATTAATTCTTTTACATAAGACTCATCTGGATTTTTCCAGGCATCTTTTATATAACTGTACATTAAATACACCTCTTTTTGTTCAGCTTTCGCCACATCCATGGGATCATTAATGGTCCCAAAAAAAGTAGGTCACATACGCCATATTGGCGGTAACACAATGTTGATCACATGCCCTTAAAAAGGTTGTGTTTGGGAGGGGTGAAAAATCAAAGATGTTATTCGCCTTTTACACGTAACACATGAAATATTGTGTTACCTTATTGGATCCATACCCCACCAGTGATTAATCACCGCAGATTAAGGTTAAACTTGCCGTTGAATGCGGCTTATATACAGGCGTGCCCATATGTAGGCCACTATACCCCCTGCAATGTCCCCTGCAACTATACCCCACCATACTCCCTGCTGGCCTAAGTTGAAGTTTATGGCCAAGAGGTAGGCGAATATGGCTACAAAGATTAGCTGTCTCAGCACGGTCAGGATGAGTGAGGTTACACCCTTTCCCACTCCCTGGAAAACAGAACTAGACATGATTCCAGGGGGTACGAATAGGTAAAATACACACATCACCTGCAGGAAGGCTGCTATAGTGGGTGCCAGATAGGCGGTTTCTGGTGAATAAGCAAATATTTGGGCGATGTAGGGTGCGAATATAAAAGTTAAAACGCCAGTAATTGCAGCTACGGCTAATCCTAATTTTATGGAGTAGCTGTGGGCTATGCGCAGGTTTTTATATTTTCGGGCTCCGTAGGCCACACCACTCACCGTTACCACTGCGGTTCCCACCGCAGCCATAGGTATTATAGCCATCATTACCACCCTCCATCCTGCCGAGTACACGGCCACAGCGTCAGTCCCGGCAACCTGGACCAGTATCACATTTAAAATGGCGGTCACTGCAGACATCACCAGGAACTCGGCACTGGCGGGTAATCCCACTCCTAAGATGGATCTGGTTACTTTTAGATCTGGTTTGAAGTACTTCCAGGATAGATTCACATAGGTGTCCTTCTTTTTTAAGAACCAGTAAAGTATAACTAGGGAAACCAGGGCCTGGGAGATTAGTGTGGCCCATGCTGCTCCGGCAATTCCCCATCCAGCCAGGTAAATGAGTATTGGATCCAGGACTAAGTTCACCACCGAGGATATGATCATGGCATACATGGTCCTCTTGGTATCTCCTTCAGAACGCAGAATTCCGTAGGCCGCACCGGTAAACAGCATGAGTATGGTTCCAGCGAAGGTGACTTGACCGTAGGATATTGCCAGGTCAATGGTGTTCCCTGCTCCCAGGGCTGAAAGGACCGGGTTTAGAAATATCTCCAGGAGTACTGTCAGGATCACGGAAATAATGATGGTAATGACCAGGGTGTGCATTGCGGTGTTGTTCACCCCTTCCTGGTTTCGGGCACCTATACACCGGGAGATGGCTGAGGTTGCACCGGCACCTATACCGTTGGATAGACCAACCAGTATCATAAAGAGAGGTGTTACAAATCCCACTGCTGCCAGGGCATTTCCACCAAGTCCGGACACCCAGATAGCATCCACCAGGTTGTAGGCCGACATCAGTATCATGGCCACAATGAGTGGTCCTGATAATTTTATTATGGCTTTTTTAGGGTCACCTGTTATGATGGCAACTCCTTCTGTTTTTTCTCCTAAATCCCCACCAGACTCATCCCTATCTGATCCAGTGGGTGATGGTAATGAACTTTTATCTTTCATTTTATCTTTCACTCCCTCCTAAAATTGAATTCTTCTAAAATTTAGTCCTCTGATCTTTAAAAATAAGTTAGGATGTCCTGTAATCTTAATTTTCAGTTTATTTATCTTTTAAACGTTTATTGCAATTTTCAATACTGTTTTCGGCTAGTCTTCTCATTCCTTCCAGCATAAAAGAACGTTCTTCAGAGGAAAACCCTTTGAAGATATTATTTTCCCATTTCTTCTCTGCCTGAAGAATTACCGGGATCACTTGCTCCCCTTTCGGAGTAAGGGAAAGCCGATATTTTCGACGATTTAGAGGGTCCTGAACTTTATTGACCATTCTTTTTTCCTCTAATTTTCTTATGGCCCTGGCAATGGTCCCCTTATCAATGTGGAACATTTTTGCCAGATCATCCTGGGTGATTCCCTCTTTTTTGGATAGGACCATGAGACAGGGAACCTGTCCTTCAGTAAGTTCCAGGTGTTTAAGCTCATGGTTCATGAAAATATAGTGATTCCGGGTTACTATTGACACAATTCCCCTGAATGGGATATCTAAGGACATTTTTTTCACTCCAATATTTTTTAACTTCAATTCGTCTAACACAATTCTTTTAACTCCATCAGTTAGAAACCAAGTTAATCCACTATAAATTTAGATTTAGAACTTCAGATTAATTTTAAAACTTCAATCCATTTTTAAAGGTTTTTATTTCAAAATTAAAACAAAAATAACTGGAAAATTTAATTTAAAGTGATCTGAATTGAAATATATACTCAATAGATATAGTGAGATTTCATACTATATAAATATGTTGTCAATGCAACAATTGTTTATACAACAAAATTAAATTGGGTGTAAGGTAAGTTTGGGACCAAGAAGAGTGAAATAAGTTATAACGGATTGTAAGCAAAAATAAGTTATTAAAAACGGATGACAGGCAGGAAAATCATGGGGATGCATTGATTTACTAAACAAATGACAATATCATTATTAATAATGATTCAACTTTATTAAAAAATACCTACCATTAGTAAGAACTAACCTTATCAAGAATGATCCAGCTTTTCTTGGAAGGTTATATCAAATTTAGTTCCATTACTGGTGTCCAGTTTGATTAGAGCACCGATCTGTTCAGATAAACTGTAAATTAACATTATACCCAGTGAATCCGATTTTTTAGGGTCAAAGTCTGGAGGGAGACCAACTCCATTATCACTGACTGTTAACCTAAATTTATGGGGGCCCTCATCAGTAGAAGAATGGAAATTCACCCTTATTTCACCACTGTCACCATCGGGAAATGCGTACTTTAAACAGTTGGATATCAATTCTGTTAAAATGAGTCCCAGTGGAATGGCAGTGTTTATATCCAGCATAACCTCATCCACATTAACACTCATCTTCACCCTTTTAGGATCAGCAGCATAGCTGTAGAATAGGTTTTTGGCCAGAGTGTTAATGTATCCACTGAATTCTATCCGTTTAAGATCACTGGACTGGTAAAGGCTTTCGTGGATCATGGCCATGGATTTCGCACGGTTCTGACTATCTTTAAAAATATCCCGGGCATCTGTATCCTTAATATACCGTGATTGCAGGTTAAGAAGACTTTGAATTACCATTAGATTATTTTTAACGCGGTGATGGATCTCCTTCATCATCAGATCCTTTTCTTTTAAGGAATTTTTCAGTTCTTCCTCCAGTTTTTTCCGCTGGCTAATATCCCTGGCCACGATCTGAACCGCCCGCTGACCATTATAGTTTATTGGGGCATCCCCTACTTCAATATCCTTAAGTTGTCCATCGAGGGATATGATTTTTTCTTCAATGAAATCTAACCTTTTATTTTCAACGAAAACTTCATGTAACCGTTTTTTAGCAGTTTCCACTGAATCCGGATGGTAAAAACTGAAAAGATTTTTATCTAAAAGATCTTGAGGATTCTCCATACCAAATATGGTGGCGGAAGCCTTGTTGGCGAAAACGATTTTCTCACCCATAACCACCAGAATTGCATCGGGTGAAAGTTCAGATAAATTCTTATAACGTTCTTCACTGTCAATATAATCTTTTTCAGCTCTTTTGAGCTTACTTATATCCTGAATTGTTAATAATCGTCCTTTAAATTCATTTTTATCATAAAGGAAGGTGATCTGCATTCGGATCCACAGGTTGAATTGATCACCTATAAATATTGTTTTTTCTTCACCAGCTTTATTATAGAACTCTTTTATTTCAGGGAATTTATCCAGTAGTTCTGTTGCCTGTTTCCCCACATCATCTTCAGTTATTCCAATCATTTCTGCAGCAGGGTTAACATCGATTAAGGTACCGTTGGTATCAAAAACCATGAACCCATTTTTTATTGTTTCGAAGAGTTTTTCATAGGCAATGGGCCTTATACCCAGTAATGAAAATTTAAAAATTGATACTGCCAGTAGTAGTCCGGAAATAGTTAACCCGAATGGAGTTATATCCAGTCCAGGGATGCCCAGTATATCCGTGTTGTACAGGACACTGCAAAATAGGGGTATCACCCCACTTGTGATCAGGATCAATATTTGGGTGTGGTATGCCCTGGGAGATTTCATTAAGAGCCTTAACAGGACTACCAGTCCCAGGATTATGAGTATAAAACTGTAGGCAATGTTAACCCAGAATCCCACTCCATGGGCGTAGATTAATAGTGAACCAGTAACCTCCGAAACCGGGGTGATGCTGGGCCAGATGAGTCCATGTAAATCATTGGTAAATGCCAGGAGGATGATGACCAGGGGCAAAACCATTAACATCCCAATATATTTTGGTTTAAGGTATTTTTCGTGTTGTGCGTATTCTAATATCACAATAAACCATAAAGGTGCCGCGGTAGCCACTCCAATGTAACTGATTTTTATCCAGAATATTTTAGCCCACATCTGGACACTGAAAAATTCCATGGCTGAACCCAAACACCATAAAAATACAGATAAAGTCAGTAGGGAAAAATAAAAGTATAAATTAGATGAACGCTTCTTTAGGCTGTAAAACGATAAATAAAGGAGTATTATGGCACTAATAAGTAGTATGATGCCTAAAAAAGAATGTTGTGATGCCATAGTAGATCTACTCAGTGAATTTTCCAATTACCGTTACTAATTTTTATCTATGAAAATAATTTTTATCTGTGAAATATAATATAGTTTCTATTACAGAAAAAAAGGTTCTGTCAAAAAAACCACAATATCCACCCATTGAAACATTCATGGCTTTATGGTGTTGAGAAGTTTATCAAATTTTTTTTCGGCCATTACTTCATGTGTTAAGAATTTTCCATTGTGAAAAACACTAAAAATCCCAAAGGGAGTTGGTAAGTCTTTAGCCTGCTTAAGACTTTCCACCTTGATTTTTTCGGTTTGAAAACCATGTTTCAGGGCAACATCAACCATAATATCAACATAATCCGCATTAAATGGACACATGTCCGTGTAAATAAAGGTTAATCCAGTTTTTCCAGGAATCTCAGCTTTTTTTGCATTATCTGTGAATTGGGGTGTGGGTGCGTCTTCAGAGAATTTCTTCACCAGCATTTCAAAATAGGGCGGGGCCTCATCGCATATCTCAAACCCTTTTTTAAGATAGAATTTCTTATCCACTGTAAATGGGAGTTTTTTACGCCCGGTTACTGCTACTAATCCATTTTTATCATTATTCCGGGAATCCTTCTCCGATTCCTCCAGTAATTGGGAGCCGTACCCTTTACCCTTGTACCTGCCAGATGCCCAGAGACACTGAATAAAATTATAACCCGGAGCCTCAACTGGAAACCAAGCATATTCTGCGGGGACGTATTCAATGAACACTTTCCCCCGAACATTGAACTTTTTAAAGGTATGACCCTCTACAAATCTATCTTTTAACCAGGCCTTCTTAACACCGGCACGTTTCTGATTCTTTTTATCATTACCCAGTGCACAGCAGATATGTTCAGTGTCAATGTTATCCTTATTCAGAGTTATTATCTCCAGTTCTTCAGCCATTTATTTCCCCTCAATAGTTTTTGTATTTAAAGTCTCCGGATTGAAGATATTCATTTATCCCTTATAAAGAAGCTTAATAGTTTTTAAACGCTTTATTAGTTTTTAAACATTTCCTGCTTACCTAGTTTTAACAGGAACATAGAAATCAACTTCAGATTCAGGATCTTCCATGCCTTTATACTGGTTTTTATGGTATGCCAGTGCCATGTAGGGATAAGCTTCATCATACTCTGAATTGGGAAGCCATTCATTCCAGATGTATTCACCACCCCTGAACATATCTTCTCCTTTAAAGGTGAAAACTGCGTATTTTGTTGGGGGTAAAATCTTGCAGAACATTTCAATGGGCATTTCCTCTAGCTTCTTCATCTCAACTCCCACATAAACATAGAATTTCCCAGTCTCAGGGTAATCATCTGGTTGCAAGTGTACTTCATACGCCACATCCCCTAAAGCCTCTTTCTGAATTGAATCACCTAATCTTTGATATAGCTTATAAAAACGACCCCATAAAACTCCAATTTCGTTTTTTGAACTCCATTCTCTATTTGAATGAAAAGGATCCCCATAATAAACACAACCAACTAATTTTAAACTTAATTTTTCGGTTATCTTAATCTTCTGAGGTTTTGGCTGGTCCGGGAGAGTGTTCATTTTTTCATCCTAAATTTTTTTCCGGTAGTTGATATTCTGCAATACTCACTAACTAATTATGATACTGCAGTTTTGATAAAATTTAGTGATAATTACTTTGTTATCACCTCCTTATTATTCTTGATAGTTGATTAACTGGATACACTCCCATTAATTGAGGGTACTGGGAGATAGTTAGGTTTAATAGTGTTGTTTTACTATTAGTTTTCTTATTTTGGTTAATATTCCCCTTTCCACTGTGGCCATAGGAACGAAAGCCATACTGGCATCTTAACTTCCTTCACACGATCAAAGGATGGTGTGTATGGTTTTAGATCAATAATAGGTGTACCATCAAAAGCATCAATACCAGTAATTTCCACAATTCCCTCTTTTTCATTAACATCAATTAATTTGCAGGTGGTTAATGCCAGAGGATTGGGCCGGTACTCAGCACGGGTGGCAAAAACCCCGGCTAGGCGATTGGTAGCGTATGGTGGATGGGTACGTAATGCAGTCCTGTATCTGGCATTGTCAAATTTATCTGCCCACCAGAATACCATGACATGACCAAATTCTGCTAAGTGCTTTAATCCTAGACGGTAAGGTTCTGAAATTTCCAGATAGGTTTTGGAATTTTTCATTACCACCTGTCCAATTTTAAAGATTTTATAAGTCTCAGGGGTCTTTTGAATGTCAAAGAATTCTATGCCGGATCTGGTTTCATCCTGACATGAATCAGGAATAATGGGAAACTGTATCTCAGTCAAAAGCTCGTTTTCATTTACATCCTGGGGGCGGTTAAGGTAAATCTCACGGGGAGCCCCGATCATTTCACCCCCTTCTTTAAAAAGGTACTCCATCATTATCCCATAAGCTGAACCCACTCCATGGTAAGGTCCCTGGTAAATACTGAAGATAACCTGGTGTTGGGGCATTATCTTTATTTTGATCCTTCCTTCACCCTTTACCTGTCCTTTGAATGGTATTCCTACATCGTATTCCATCTTTTCGGGGGCCACATCCATGGGGCTGGTGTAGTATACTACAAATGGTGGTTCGCTGATTTTTAATCCTTTACTCATTATCCAACCAGTTAATTCCCCTATTAATTCTCCCATATCTTCTACTGGTCCAATATATGATATGCTGGCTACTTGTTTTTCTTCAATGGTTTTTGAATCAATTTTCATGATTTTTCTCCTATTGATGGTTAGGCATAATCTGAACATTATCACATATATATTTAATTTTTTACGGAAGAATATTCCGTTTTTTAATGAACTTATTTTTAATGAACTGAATAGTGGGTAATTAAAAAGAAACAAAAGATGAAAATTAAATCAATGAAAATGAGAAAGATAGTGAATTTATGAAAAATGTTAATCAAATATTAATAATAAATAAATTTTAAAGAAAAATATTTATTTTAAAAAAGAATAAAAGAGTTTCATGGATAAAAAAATAGATTCAGACCTTTCAAGAGAGTTTCTATTAGATTCCATTGAAGAGATAATGCCTATTTTAAAGGCTATTGGAAACCCAAACCGGTTTAAAATCCTTATTTTATTGTTAAATGGCCCTTCAAACTTTCAAATGCTCCTTGATGAAACAAATCTAAAAAAATCTGCCTTGGCAAATCATC
Proteins encoded in this window:
- a CDS encoding Rpp14/Pop5 family protein, producing MKLKILPTHLRDKKRYLAFQAFSEIPLQREDVISLVTESSGNLYGSCGTSKLGLWVVKVWNYPVTGNDYPTTGKSNSVTGNDYPTTGNSYSATANNYPATGRHVVKGIIRCKRDEVDRARAVIPTITKFHGKKVVFQTLGISGTIKAAITNFIKLKAADE
- the rrp4 gene encoding exosome complex RNA-binding protein Rrp4, with product MLLVEDKQIVVPGEILAEGDYHSGRGTFKEEEKVCSSLVGLVAVRDKKISVIPLQSKYIPKRGDVVIGKVSDIRFSMWNLDINSPYSGILPAAEVFGKEKRELNRAFNVGDVLFLRVVDVDEVKKVKLGLKGRGLGKFRGGILINITPTKVPRLIGKKGSMINMIKDQTRCEVVVGQNGVVWVKGKPEMERVVQKVVKTIEEEAHTSGLTDRIRDMLVELLGDTTAKPDPETPDKKEEDDEFEEKLIQ
- a CDS encoding 50S ribosomal protein L15e translates to MYSYIKDAWKNPDESYVKELMQQRAPQWRKESVITRVERPTRLDRARSLGYKAKKGYVVVRTRVRRGGRRKTRFTAGRKPKRQGVKKITPKKSIQRIAEERVARRYPNLEVLNSYWVWEDGKFKFFEVILVDPNHPVIKNDPKINWICDNHHRGRAFRGLTSEGKKNRGLRNKGKGAEKLR
- a CDS encoding MarR family transcriptional regulator, yielding MSLDIPFRGIVSIVTRNHYIFMNHELKHLELTEGQVPCLMVLSKKEGITQDDLAKMFHIDKGTIARAIRKLEEKRMVNKVQDPLNRRKYRLSLTPKGEQVIPVILQAEKKWENNIFKGFSSEERSFMLEGMRRLAENSIENCNKRLKDK
- the psmA gene encoding archaeal proteasome endopeptidase complex subunit alpha encodes the protein MQPFPAAGYDKGISIFSPDGRLFQVEYAREAVKRGTTSLGVKSSEGIVLVVDKRPSSKLVEPTSIEKIFQIDEHIGAATSGLVADARKLVEQARMESQVNKITFNEPIPVEMLAKKICDMKQMYTQHGGVRPFGSALIIGGVNDNGCRLFETDPSGALIEYKATAIGAGRALAMEVFEKSYSEDMKIAEAMELALDAIYEATEGKTTKESVEIAVIEKANHKYRKLSEDEIEEHVEELLIRKSKEGEEEEE
- a CDS encoding MATE family efflux transporter; the encoded protein is MKDKSSLPSPTGSDRDESGGDLGEKTEGVAIITGDPKKAIIKLSGPLIVAMILMSAYNLVDAIWVSGLGGNALAAVGFVTPLFMILVGLSNGIGAGATSAISRCIGARNQEGVNNTAMHTLVITIIISVILTVLLEIFLNPVLSALGAGNTIDLAISYGQVTFAGTILMLFTGAAYGILRSEGDTKRTMYAMIISSVVNLVLDPILIYLAGWGIAGAAWATLISQALVSLVILYWFLKKKDTYVNLSWKYFKPDLKVTRSILGVGLPASAEFLVMSAVTAILNVILVQVAGTDAVAVYSAGWRVVMMAIIPMAAVGTAVVTVSGVAYGARKYKNLRIAHSYSIKLGLAVAAITGVLTFIFAPYIAQIFAYSPETAYLAPTIAAFLQVMCVFYLFVPPGIMSSSVFQGVGKGVTSLILTVLRQLIFVAIFAYLLAINFNLGQQGVWWGIVAGDIAGGIVAYIWARLYISRIQRQV
- a CDS encoding histidine kinase N-terminal 7TM domain-containing protein; translation: MILLISAIILLYLSFYSLKKRSSNLYFYFSLLTLSVFLWCLGSAMEFFSVQMWAKIFWIKISYIGVATAAPLWFIVILEYAQHEKYLKPKYIGMLMVLPLVIILLAFTNDLHGLIWPSITPVSEVTGSLLIYAHGVGFWVNIAYSFILIILGLVVLLRLLMKSPRAYHTQILILITSGVIPLFCSVLYNTDILGIPGLDITPFGLTISGLLLAVSIFKFSLLGIRPIAYEKLFETIKNGFMVFDTNGTLIDVNPAAEMIGITEDDVGKQATELLDKFPEIKEFYNKAGEEKTIFIGDQFNLWIRMQITFLYDKNEFKGRLLTIQDISKLKRAEKDYIDSEERYKNLSELSPDAILVVMGEKIVFANKASATIFGMENPQDLLDKNLFSFYHPDSVETAKKRLHEVFVENKRLDFIEEKIISLDGQLKDIEVGDAPINYNGQRAVQIVARDISQRKKLEEELKNSLKEKDLMMKEIHHRVKNNLMVIQSLLNLQSRYIKDTDARDIFKDSQNRAKSMAMIHESLYQSSDLKRIEFSGYINTLAKNLFYSYAADPKRVKMSVNVDEVMLDINTAIPLGLILTELISNCLKYAFPDGDSGEIRVNFHSSTDEGPHKFRLTVSDNGVGLPPDFDPKKSDSLGIMLIYSLSEQIGALIKLDTSNGTKFDITFQEKLDHS
- a CDS encoding ribosome assembly factor SBDS, whose amino-acid sequence is MITLEDAVLARLEYYGERFEILVDPDLASDFKKGEDIKIEEILAVEEVFKDAKKGDKASEEAMNKAFDTTDPLEAAVIIIRKGQVQLTAQQRREMQEDKRRMVVAKIAREAINPQTKLPHPARRIEIAMEEAKIRVDPFKSVDEQVNITLKAIRRLIPIRLEKVRVAIHIPGEDTGRVYGVIPEYGKTIKEEWQQDGSWVAVVEIPGGMQEGFYQKLSEITHGQVESKLLE
- a CDS encoding RNA-binding protein, which produces MIHNLSYRAFVYGTENEEKVREALFTLLPTAQPHKETTEGYHKNQVIILQGKITKKRELKDFLEKLHSLKPSAKKRILRELEDKMDERGNLFLRFDKQSAYLGNLLVVEHGDALHLKMKIAAYPSRKEEALKVARQIFE
- a CDS encoding RNase P subunit p30 family protein, producing the protein MFFDLHIHGGPELAIDAGNIGYHGVGLTVYSRDCLNQPETIKNLRKSINDLNEELNLNEDGDKPISIQLCVEIEAKNQEDLRKQVQRFRKKADVILVHGGDLKINRAATEDPRVDILSHPYRSRFDSGVNHVLAVKAAENRVALEINLKYFLLTRPNQQYRVLNQFQQIMKLHRKYGVPVIITSDTNSFYGLRNPRGIIALAACFGMTNDEAMSALSKTPQEIIQRNKIRDKVIVPGVRLME